In the bacterium genome, one interval contains:
- a CDS encoding Rieske 2Fe-2S domain-containing protein gives MLTREQQETLTRVGAGTPAGELLRRYWHPVAASVELRAGTALPVRLLGEDLALFRAGDGALGLLDARCPHRGASLAHGVVDDCSLRCAYHGWRFDAAGACLEVPTLRGDAAGLRERARTRAYPTQELGGLIFAYLGPHPAPLLPRYDLFVWEGVLRDIGRALLPCNWLQIMENSVDPTHLEWLHGHHLGAARAAAGLPAPSRYGRRHEEIGFDLFAHGIIKRRRLAGGSRDDDDWRVGHPLVFPCMVRVGAQRQHRFQIRVPVDDTHTLHFWYSCYRPRDGATAPPQEAVPVYEVPFRDQRGAFLLDFVDGGDIMTWLTQGAIADRTREMLVDTDSGIVLLRRLLFEQIERVRAGEDPLGTVRAPAENHIIELPQERDKYGAGDTFLAESIAMSHVRYSPLRREILALLGLAAEG, from the coding sequence GTGCTGACCCGCGAGCAGCAGGAGACCCTCACCCGCGTCGGCGCCGGGACGCCGGCCGGCGAGCTGCTGCGGCGCTACTGGCATCCGGTGGCGGCGAGCGTCGAGCTGCGCGCCGGAACCGCCCTGCCGGTGCGCCTCCTCGGCGAGGATCTGGCGCTCTTCCGCGCCGGCGACGGCGCGCTCGGCCTGCTCGACGCGCGCTGTCCGCACCGCGGCGCCTCGCTCGCCCACGGCGTCGTCGACGACTGTTCGCTGCGCTGCGCCTACCACGGCTGGCGCTTCGACGCCGCCGGCGCCTGCCTCGAGGTGCCGACGCTGCGCGGCGACGCGGCGGGCCTGCGCGAGCGCGCCCGCACCCGCGCCTACCCGACGCAGGAGCTGGGCGGGCTGATCTTCGCCTACCTCGGCCCGCACCCCGCGCCGCTGCTGCCGCGCTACGACCTCTTCGTGTGGGAGGGCGTGCTGCGCGACATCGGACGCGCGCTGCTGCCGTGCAACTGGCTGCAGATCATGGAGAACAGCGTCGACCCGACGCACCTCGAGTGGTTGCACGGGCATCACCTCGGCGCCGCCCGCGCCGCCGCCGGGCTGCCGGCGCCGAGCCGCTACGGCCGGCGCCACGAGGAGATCGGCTTCGACCTGTTCGCGCACGGCATCATCAAGCGGCGCCGGCTCGCCGGCGGCAGCCGCGACGACGACGACTGGCGCGTCGGTCATCCGCTGGTCTTCCCCTGCATGGTGCGGGTCGGCGCGCAGCGCCAGCATCGCTTCCAGATCCGCGTGCCGGTGGACGACACCCACACGCTGCACTTCTGGTACTCCTGCTACCGGCCGCGCGATGGCGCGACGGCGCCGCCGCAGGAGGCGGTGCCGGTCTACGAGGTCCCGTTCCGCGACCAGCGCGGCGCCTTCCTGCTCGACTTCGTCGACGGCGGCGACATCATGACCTGGCTGACCCAGGGCGCGATCGCCGACCGCACGCGCGAGATGCTGGTCGACACCGACAGCGGCATCGTCCTCCTCCGCCGCCTGCTGTTCGAGCAGATCGAGCGCGTGCGCGCCGGCGAGGATCCGCTCGGCACGGTGCGCGCGCCGGCGGAGAACCACATCATCGAGCTGCCGCAGGAGCGCGACAAGTACGGCGCCGGCGACACCTTCCTCGCCGAATCGATCGCCATGAGCCACGTCCGCTACAGCCCGCTGCGGCGCGAGATCCTGGCGCTGCTCGGCCTCGCGGCGGAGGGCTGA
- a CDS encoding glycosyltransferase family 92 protein, translated as MPECYLAACAIFRNEAPYLAEWIDFHRLVGVERFFLYDNGSDDASLAVLAPYIAAGCVSVQPWPMPFRLPAARLAYADCLTRVRGRTRWLTCIDIDEFLFAPQEPTLPPVLRRFERAPGVVVRWQVYGSSGHQHASDEPVIARFDRRAPTQWIRNRRVKSIVDPARTLEPVNPHCFRYAGGGLAVDETGASVDLVARARFKKRLRRFYRLLGPALRYVDPWAATDITSRHVSVDHLRINHYPVKSRQEFERKARKMEGKGRYDGVDYFAYHDRNEVFDPILSRYLPHLGRGPAADPSVASAGASPPHPSGPLS; from the coding sequence ATGCCGGAATGCTATCTCGCCGCCTGCGCCATCTTCCGCAACGAGGCGCCCTACCTGGCGGAGTGGATCGACTTCCATCGCCTGGTCGGCGTCGAGCGCTTCTTCCTCTACGACAACGGCAGTGACGACGCGTCGCTGGCCGTGCTCGCTCCCTACATCGCCGCCGGCTGCGTCAGCGTGCAGCCGTGGCCGATGCCCTTCCGCCTGCCCGCCGCGCGCCTGGCCTATGCCGACTGCCTGACCCGGGTGCGCGGCCGCACCCGCTGGCTGACCTGCATCGACATCGACGAGTTCCTCTTCGCGCCCCAGGAGCCGACGCTGCCGCCGGTGCTGCGGCGCTTCGAGCGGGCGCCGGGCGTCGTCGTCCGCTGGCAGGTCTACGGTTCCAGCGGCCATCAGCACGCCAGCGACGAGCCGGTCATCGCCCGCTTCGACCGGCGCGCTCCGACGCAGTGGATCCGCAACCGCCGCGTCAAGTCGATCGTCGACCCGGCGCGGACGCTGGAGCCGGTGAATCCGCACTGCTTCCGCTACGCCGGCGGCGGCCTGGCGGTCGACGAGACCGGTGCGTCCGTCGATCTGGTGGCGCGCGCCCGGTTCAAGAAGCGGCTGCGGCGCTTCTACCGCCTGCTCGGCCCGGCGCTGCGCTACGTCGATCCGTGGGCGGCGACGGACATCACCAGCCGGCACGTGTCGGTCGATCACCTGCGGATCAACCACTACCCCGTCAAATCGCGCCAAGAGTTCGAACGCAAGGCGCGCAAGATGGAGGGGAAGGGGCGCTACGACGGCGTCGACTACTTCGCCTACCACGATCGCAACGAGGTCTTCGATCCGATCCTGTCGCGCTATCTCCCGCACCTGGGACGAGGACCGGCGGCCGATCCTTCCGTGGCGTCCGCGGGGGCGAGCCCGCCGCATCCCTCCGGTCCGCTTTCGTGA
- a CDS encoding glycosyltransferase: MAAALPDRSAAEQGLTARDADRRPRLSIIIEWANTRLNGVPRAWRLLDVVRVQWRQIVDRRFPASLPADAAGFLAGLAPRAEVLVVSGEVLGAALEAEIRARLGDGVDVAVHVAEGLEYYPLKNLGARRAGGDLLLFLDSDVWPDDDWLPHLVGAFARREVDVACAQTYIAPTGVFARAFALGWRYPPRDDADALRTVRTFYFNSIAFRAAAFPAAGFASLGRRSRGAGTIMRRTLAQHGTCVWQNPRASVAHPPPANLRHFVIRALAEGRDTYLARADDDARTLAGLAHSQAEALRRLGRVVHRAARHGRRVGLRAWELPVMLAICGGYYGLSALGGVLTHLSPEAMGRRFRV, translated from the coding sequence ATGGCCGCCGCGCTCCCCGATCGGTCGGCGGCGGAGCAGGGCCTGACCGCCAGGGACGCGGACCGCCGGCCGCGGCTCTCCATCATCATCGAGTGGGCGAACACGCGCCTGAACGGCGTGCCGCGCGCCTGGCGCCTGCTCGACGTCGTGCGCGTCCAATGGCGGCAGATCGTCGATCGACGCTTCCCGGCCTCGCTGCCGGCGGACGCCGCCGGCTTCCTCGCCGGGCTCGCGCCGCGCGCCGAGGTGCTGGTCGTCTCGGGCGAGGTGCTCGGCGCCGCGCTGGAGGCGGAGATCCGCGCCCGTCTCGGCGACGGCGTCGACGTCGCGGTCCACGTCGCCGAGGGGCTGGAGTACTACCCGCTCAAGAACCTGGGCGCGCGCCGCGCCGGCGGCGACCTGCTGCTGTTCCTGGACAGCGACGTGTGGCCCGACGACGACTGGCTGCCGCACCTGGTCGGCGCCTTCGCGCGCCGCGAGGTCGACGTCGCCTGCGCCCAGACCTACATCGCGCCGACCGGCGTCTTCGCCCGCGCCTTCGCGCTCGGCTGGCGTTATCCGCCGCGCGACGACGCGGACGCGCTGCGCACGGTGCGGACGTTCTACTTCAACTCGATCGCCTTCCGCGCCGCCGCCTTTCCGGCGGCGGGGTTCGCCTCGTTGGGGCGGCGCAGCCGCGGCGCGGGAACCATCATGAGGCGGACGTTGGCGCAGCACGGCACCTGCGTCTGGCAGAATCCCCGCGCCTCCGTCGCGCATCCTCCGCCGGCGAATCTCCGCCACTTCGTCATCCGCGCCCTCGCCGAGGGGCGCGATACCTACCTGGCGCGCGCCGACGATGACGCGCGAACCCTCGCCGGCCTCGCGCACAGCCAGGCGGAGGCGCTGCGGCGCCTGGGGCGGGTCGTCCACCGCGCGGCGCGCCACGGGCGGCGCGTCGGTCTCCGGGCGTGGGAGCTGCCGGTCATGCTGGCGATCTGCGGCGGCTACTACGGCCTCTCGGCGCTGGGCGGCGTGCTGACGCACCTGAGCCCCGAGGCGATGGGGCGCCGCTTCCGGGTCTGA
- a CDS encoding coproporphyrinogen III oxidase family protein: MPAVEEPSAETLERVMRALAGVPGAAYCVPHEYPGAAPAFRPEPMAERPPLDGDRLRLYAHVPFCRYHCTFCCFAVRTGVADGTMARYVRALQRELEWIEPGTPLAQLFIGGGTPTALPPPLLDELLGAIFARTTRFGDGVHTVEASPETLTAAHIDVLRRHGIGRVSMGIQSLDDAVLEGVHRRHGAADALAACERLVDAGLITNTDLIYGLPRQTEASFLADMETVAATGVHSLTIYSLHLNDRTPVAKALHETERLALARLIRWRGAVKRKARELGFAQTRMHTFKRLDSIGARHERLEHFQPNGWGYQLGVGMSARSHLGGTAYRNASRLETYLERVESGRSPVEGALPLADEDRKTQFIGRSLGDGKPLSRALYARAFGQPIEDDFAPVLARLRDADLIVDDGEHLTMSELGTLVYDLVALCFYPPRAQDWLRARQSALVRPPIEPSAAAS, from the coding sequence ATGCCTGCCGTCGAGGAGCCGAGCGCCGAGACGCTCGAACGGGTGATGCGGGCGCTGGCCGGCGTTCCCGGCGCTGCCTACTGCGTCCCGCACGAGTATCCCGGCGCGGCGCCGGCGTTCAGGCCGGAGCCGATGGCGGAGCGGCCGCCGCTCGACGGCGACCGCTTGCGCCTCTACGCCCACGTTCCGTTCTGCCGCTACCACTGCACCTTCTGCTGCTTCGCGGTGCGCACTGGCGTCGCGGACGGCACCATGGCGCGCTACGTGCGCGCCCTGCAGCGCGAGCTGGAGTGGATCGAGCCGGGGACGCCGCTGGCGCAACTGTTCATCGGCGGCGGCACGCCGACGGCGCTGCCGCCGCCGTTGCTCGACGAGCTGCTGGGCGCGATCTTCGCGCGCACGACGCGCTTCGGCGATGGCGTCCACACCGTCGAGGCCTCGCCCGAGACCCTCACCGCGGCACACATCGACGTCCTGCGCCGGCACGGCATCGGGCGCGTCAGCATGGGGATCCAGAGCCTCGACGACGCCGTGCTCGAGGGCGTCCACCGCCGCCACGGCGCGGCCGACGCCCTCGCCGCCTGCGAACGCCTGGTCGACGCCGGGCTGATCACCAACACCGACCTCATCTACGGCCTGCCCCGGCAGACCGAGGCGAGCTTCCTCGCCGACATGGAGACGGTGGCGGCCACCGGCGTGCACTCGCTGACGATCTACAGTCTCCATCTCAACGACCGGACGCCGGTCGCCAAGGCCCTGCACGAGACGGAACGCCTCGCCCTGGCGCGGCTGATCCGCTGGCGCGGCGCGGTGAAGCGCAAGGCTCGCGAGCTCGGCTTCGCGCAGACGCGCATGCACACCTTCAAGCGCCTCGACTCGATCGGCGCGCGGCACGAGCGCCTGGAGCACTTCCAGCCCAACGGTTGGGGGTACCAACTCGGCGTCGGCATGAGCGCCCGCTCGCATCTCGGCGGCACGGCGTATCGCAACGCCTCGCGGCTCGAGACATACCTCGAGCGCGTCGAGAGCGGCCGCAGCCCGGTCGAGGGGGCCCTGCCGCTGGCGGACGAGGACCGCAAGACGCAGTTCATCGGCCGCAGCCTCGGCGACGGCAAGCCGCTCAGCCGCGCCCTCTACGCGCGCGCCTTCGGACAGCCGATCGAGGACGATTTCGCCCCGGTGCTGGCTCGGCTCAGGGACGCGGATCTGATCGTCGACGACGGCGAGCACCTGACGATGAGCGAGCTCGGCACGTTGGTCTACGATCTGGTGGCGCTCTGCTTCTATCCGCCGCGGGCGCAGGACTGGCTGCGGGCGCGGCAGTCCGCGCTCGTGCGACCGCCGATCGAGCCGAGCGCAGCGGCGAGCTGA
- a CDS encoding zinc-binding dehydrogenase produces MPRTSRAVVQTGPRQLEMRELPLPELTDDTALLRVEACGICGSDAEQYAGVLPVRLPVIPGHEPLGIIERIGDRAARRWQVDVGDRVAVESLIPCGACRDCRAGAYQLCRGRGGLFGHGYVPLATPPGLWGGYADYMHLDAGSIVHPVRRDVPASIAVMYNPLGAGFRWAVEIPNTRPGDSLLILGPGQRGLTSVIAARAAGAGTILVTGLTRDAPKLALARELGADHVIDVEQEDVGARVREATGGRGVDIVVEVSANATEPVAEALRYVRPGGTVVLAGVKGFKPVPDFVSDFIVVKEITITGAFGVTARAYEQAIALIESGRVPLARMHTHDFPLAQAELAIRTLAGEVEGPASIHSCLLP; encoded by the coding sequence ATGCCGAGGACCAGCCGCGCCGTCGTGCAGACCGGGCCGCGCCAGCTCGAGATGCGGGAGCTGCCGCTGCCCGAGCTCACCGACGATACGGCGCTGCTGCGCGTCGAGGCGTGCGGCATCTGCGGCAGCGATGCCGAGCAGTACGCCGGCGTGCTGCCGGTGCGGCTGCCGGTGATTCCCGGCCACGAGCCGCTGGGGATCATCGAGCGCATCGGCGATCGCGCCGCGCGGCGGTGGCAGGTGGACGTCGGCGATCGGGTGGCGGTCGAGTCGCTGATCCCGTGCGGCGCCTGCCGCGACTGCCGCGCCGGCGCCTATCAGTTGTGCCGCGGGCGCGGCGGCCTGTTCGGGCACGGTTACGTGCCGCTCGCCACGCCGCCCGGCCTGTGGGGCGGCTACGCCGACTACATGCACCTCGACGCCGGCTCGATCGTGCACCCGGTCCGGCGCGACGTCCCGGCGAGCATCGCGGTGATGTACAACCCGCTCGGCGCCGGCTTCCGCTGGGCGGTGGAGATCCCGAACACCCGGCCGGGCGACTCGCTGCTGATCCTCGGTCCCGGCCAGCGCGGCCTGACCAGCGTCATCGCCGCGCGCGCCGCCGGCGCCGGCACGATCCTGGTGACGGGCCTGACGCGCGACGCGCCGAAGCTGGCGCTGGCGCGCGAGCTCGGCGCCGACCACGTGATCGACGTCGAGCAGGAGGACGTCGGCGCCCGGGTGCGCGAGGCGACCGGCGGGCGCGGCGTCGACATCGTCGTCGAGGTGTCGGCGAACGCCACCGAGCCGGTCGCCGAGGCGCTGCGCTACGTCAGGCCCGGCGGCACCGTCGTGCTGGCGGGCGTGAAGGGCTTCAAGCCGGTGCCCGACTTCGTCAGCGACTTCATCGTGGTGAAGGAGATCACCATCACAGGCGCGTTCGGCGTCACCGCGCGCGCCTACGAGCAGGCGATCGCGCTGATCGAATCGGGGCGCGTGCCGCTGGCGAGGATGCACACCCACGACTTCCCGCTGGCGCAGGCCGAGCTGGCGATCCGCACCCTCGCGGGCGAGGTCGAAGGACCGGCGAGCATCCACTCCTGCCTGCTCCCCTGA
- a CDS encoding transcriptional regulator, which produces MPKREVATRGSILAPGQIFCPVGRALDVIGDRWTLGLIRHLLGGPLGFQELRARTGIAPRVLAMRLRALAKRGFVSRADGARAPYVLTERGRTLEPVITAMARWYLRDGLDELQVDANRFSGTSARSVLESLPFLLREERAAGVDLTFEIRLTGLGGGVWTVRIHDGACTVREGFAERADVRYTAEARVWCGVALGLSDAKAVHRDGLMSKDGGREALDFYFHQINRRRDGAASSPAAQRQSRARGAAAPRRGVPA; this is translated from the coding sequence ATGCCCAAGCGGGAAGTCGCGACGCGGGGGTCGATCCTGGCCCCGGGCCAGATCTTCTGCCCGGTCGGGCGGGCGCTGGACGTGATCGGCGACCGCTGGACGCTGGGGCTGATCCGCCATCTGCTCGGCGGGCCGCTCGGCTTCCAGGAGCTGCGGGCGCGCACCGGCATCGCGCCGCGGGTCCTGGCGATGCGGCTGCGGGCCCTGGCCAAGCGCGGCTTCGTCAGCCGCGCCGATGGCGCCCGGGCGCCCTACGTCCTCACCGAACGCGGCCGCACCCTCGAGCCGGTGATCACGGCGATGGCGCGCTGGTACCTGCGCGACGGCCTCGACGAGCTGCAGGTCGATGCCAACCGCTTCAGTGGCACCTCGGCGCGCTCGGTGTTGGAATCGCTGCCGTTCCTGCTGCGCGAGGAGCGCGCCGCCGGCGTCGACCTCACCTTCGAGATCCGCCTCACCGGGCTCGGCGGCGGCGTCTGGACGGTGCGCATCCACGACGGCGCCTGCACGGTGCGCGAGGGCTTCGCCGAGCGGGCCGACGTCCGCTACACCGCCGAGGCGCGCGTCTGGTGCGGCGTCGCCCTCGGCCTCAGCGACGCCAAGGCCGTGCACCGCGACGGCCTGATGAGCAAGGACGGCGGCCGCGAGGCGCTCGACTTCTACTTCCATCAGATCAACCGCCGCCGCGACGGCGCGGCGTCATCCCCAGCAGCGCAGCGCCAGTCCCGCGCCCGTGGCGCGGCCGCGCCGCGACGAGGAGTCCCTGCATGA
- a CDS encoding acyl-CoA dehydrogenase family protein, whose translation MISFAMSDEQEAARDSMRGFAAAALRPHARACDEASAIPEAFYAQAWELGLTATQLPEAAGGYGAPRSPVSNAIVLEELAYGDATLALAAVAPSLFAYAIADQGSAAQRQRYLPAFCGTRYQAASLAVNEPHPASTAWQPRTRAERDGAGWVLRGRKCFVPLGDRASHFLVVARAGDALDAFIVPRDAAGLAIGDIEKNLGLKALPTVSLELDGVRVPQEDRLGEQDGCDVTRLLNQSRVAVAAILNGLSRAVLDYCVPYAKERVAFDEPIARKQSIAFRLAEMQMEVESMRWLIWKAASQLERGLDATRSAHLARAYAAEKAMWISDNGIQVLGGHGFIREHPVEMWYRNARTLGVLEGLAAV comes from the coding sequence ATGATCTCGTTCGCCATGAGCGATGAACAGGAGGCAGCGCGCGACAGCATGCGCGGCTTCGCCGCCGCGGCGCTGCGCCCCCACGCGCGCGCCTGCGACGAGGCGTCGGCCATTCCCGAGGCGTTCTACGCCCAGGCCTGGGAGCTCGGGCTCACCGCGACGCAGTTGCCGGAAGCCGCCGGTGGCTACGGCGCGCCGCGCTCGCCGGTGAGCAACGCCATCGTGCTCGAGGAGCTCGCCTACGGCGACGCGACGCTCGCCCTCGCGGCGGTGGCGCCGTCCCTGTTCGCCTATGCCATCGCCGACCAGGGCAGCGCGGCGCAGCGCCAGCGCTACCTGCCGGCGTTCTGCGGCACGCGCTACCAGGCGGCCTCGCTGGCGGTGAACGAGCCGCACCCGGCGTCGACCGCCTGGCAGCCGCGCACCCGCGCCGAGCGCGACGGCGCCGGCTGGGTGCTGCGCGGCCGCAAGTGCTTCGTGCCGCTCGGCGACCGCGCCAGCCACTTCCTGGTCGTGGCGCGCGCCGGCGACGCGCTCGACGCCTTCATCGTGCCGCGCGACGCCGCCGGGCTGGCGATCGGCGACATCGAGAAGAACCTCGGCCTCAAGGCGCTGCCGACCGTGAGCCTCGAGCTCGACGGCGTGCGCGTGCCGCAGGAGGACCGCCTCGGCGAACAGGACGGCTGCGACGTGACGCGGCTGCTCAATCAGTCGCGGGTGGCGGTGGCGGCGATCCTCAACGGCCTCTCGCGCGCCGTCCTCGACTACTGCGTGCCCTACGCCAAGGAGCGCGTCGCCTTCGACGAGCCGATCGCGCGCAAGCAGTCGATCGCCTTCCGCCTCGCCGAGATGCAGATGGAGGTCGAGTCGATGCGCTGGCTGATCTGGAAGGCGGCGAGCCAGCTCGAGCGCGGACTCGACGCCACCCGCAGCGCCCACCTCGCCCGCGCCTACGCGGCGGAGAAGGCGATGTGGATCTCCGACAACGGCATCCAGGTGCTCGGCGGCCACGGATTCATCCGCGAGCACCCGGTCGAGATGTGGTACCGCAACGCCCGCACCCTCGGCGTGCTGGAGGGGCTCGCGGCGGTGTGA
- a CDS encoding acyl-CoA dehydrogenase family protein produces MIDLTLSPNDEQVLRAVREEALIARRYARYYDENEHEFPPDQLPEAKDHPSFMTRMGHRGDGDAGMAVLSMLIAMGQTWGDYSVRLRRQERGLGNSALQAAGTDEQKAKWGHLTLAMAITEPGCGSDPSLVRTSARLDGDHWVLNGEKIFVTTGCRAEGVVVWATVDKAAGRGGIKSFLVLKGTPGFIVAHKEKKLGIRADDTAAYVFQDCRIPRDQLLGGDEQVHRESSGGFKGVMKTFNMTRPAVAAIGLGMAEAAIDFTRDALREAGFAITYGPTLAAQPAPVERLMRLEALLEAAQLATIRAAWLADQGQPNNMEASIAKAKAGGAVREITQGCIEILGPMGVSRDHLLEKWFRDVRITDIYEGTGEIQRLIIARTLLGYSRKELK; encoded by the coding sequence ATGATCGATCTCACCCTCTCCCCCAACGACGAACAGGTGCTGCGCGCGGTGCGCGAGGAGGCCCTGATCGCCCGCCGCTACGCCCGCTACTACGACGAGAACGAGCACGAGTTTCCGCCCGATCAGTTGCCGGAGGCGAAGGATCACCCGAGCTTCATGACCCGCATGGGCCACCGCGGCGACGGCGACGCCGGCATGGCGGTGTTGTCGATGCTGATCGCCATGGGCCAGACCTGGGGCGACTACTCGGTGCGCCTGCGCCGTCAGGAGCGCGGCCTCGGCAACTCGGCGCTGCAGGCCGCCGGGACCGACGAGCAGAAGGCGAAATGGGGCCACCTCACGCTGGCGATGGCGATCACCGAGCCGGGCTGCGGCTCCGATCCCTCGCTGGTGCGCACCAGCGCGCGCCTCGACGGCGATCACTGGGTGCTGAACGGCGAGAAGATCTTCGTCACCACCGGCTGCCGCGCCGAGGGCGTCGTCGTCTGGGCGACCGTCGACAAGGCGGCCGGCCGCGGCGGCATCAAATCCTTCCTCGTCCTCAAGGGCACGCCCGGCTTCATCGTCGCCCACAAGGAGAAGAAGCTCGGCATCCGCGCCGACGACACCGCCGCCTACGTCTTCCAGGACTGCCGCATCCCGCGCGACCAGTTGCTGGGCGGCGACGAGCAGGTGCACCGCGAGAGCTCGGGCGGTTTCAAGGGCGTGATGAAGACCTTCAACATGACGCGCCCGGCGGTGGCCGCGATCGGCCTCGGCATGGCCGAGGCGGCGATCGACTTCACCCGCGACGCGCTGCGCGAGGCGGGCTTCGCCATCACCTATGGCCCGACCCTGGCGGCACAGCCGGCGCCGGTGGAGCGGCTGATGCGCCTCGAGGCGCTGCTCGAAGCGGCGCAACTGGCGACCATCCGCGCCGCCTGGCTCGCCGACCAGGGCCAGCCGAACAACATGGAGGCGTCGATCGCCAAGGCCAAGGCGGGCGGCGCGGTGCGCGAGATCACCCAGGGCTGCATCGAGATCCTCGGCCCGATGGGCGTCTCCCGCGACCACCTGCTGGAGAAGTGGTTCCGCGACGTGCGCATCACCGACATCTACGAGGGCACGGGCGAGATCCAGCGCCTGATCATCGCCCGCACCCTGCTCGGCTACTCGCGCAAGGAGCTGAAGTGA
- a CDS encoding pyridoxamine 5'-phosphate oxidase family protein, with translation MMDRRDMLKIAAGAVAWLLWPRAGRGAALPPATEAALRASDLIYVATRRRDGSLSAVAPIWFYYRGDGTLFFTTSPTAWKAKRIAAGSPLYIWVGAEDGPFVQGRAQPTTDAALIDQMGAAYAEKYWIAWAGFFKPRSSRVAEGKTKAYVVTLEAAAPPERTPA, from the coding sequence ATGATGGACCGACGTGACATGCTGAAGATCGCGGCCGGCGCCGTCGCCTGGCTGCTGTGGCCGCGCGCGGGCCGCGGCGCGGCGTTGCCGCCGGCGACCGAGGCGGCGCTGCGGGCGTCGGATCTGATCTACGTCGCGACCCGCCGGCGCGACGGCTCGCTCAGCGCGGTGGCGCCGATCTGGTTCTACTATCGCGGCGACGGCACGCTGTTCTTCACCACCTCGCCCACCGCCTGGAAGGCGAAGCGCATCGCCGCCGGCAGCCCGCTCTACATCTGGGTGGGGGCCGAGGACGGGCCTTTCGTCCAGGGCCGGGCGCAGCCGACGACCGACGCCGCGCTCATCGACCAGATGGGCGCGGCCTATGCCGAGAAGTACTGGATCGCCTGGGCGGGCTTCTTCAAGCCGCGCAGCAGCCGCGTCGCCGAGGGCAAGACGAAGGCCTACGTGGTGACCCTCGAGGCGGCCGCGCCGCCCGAGAGGACGCCGGCGTGA
- a CDS encoding glutathione S-transferase family protein, whose protein sequence is MITLYHSPRSRSVRPRWLLEEIGADYELVTVDLGGTRSEAHRRAHPHGQVPALVDGDLALIESAAICLHLADKFPAANLAPPVGTAERARYYQWVVYAIATLEPPVLQVFMHTLQLPEAERSAAQAAAGRARFAEVGQVIADALAGGPYLLGEHFTAADVMIGSTLAWASLMGLLDEQPALGAYVERLVQRPGYQRAQAD, encoded by the coding sequence ATGATCACGCTCTACCACTCGCCGCGCTCGCGCTCGGTGCGGCCGCGCTGGCTGCTCGAGGAAATCGGCGCCGACTACGAGTTGGTCACCGTCGACCTCGGCGGAACGCGCTCGGAGGCGCACCGGCGCGCGCACCCGCACGGCCAGGTGCCGGCGCTGGTCGACGGCGACCTGGCGTTGATCGAATCGGCGGCGATCTGCCTCCATCTCGCCGACAAGTTCCCCGCCGCCAACCTGGCGCCGCCGGTCGGGACGGCGGAGCGCGCGCGCTACTACCAGTGGGTGGTGTACGCGATCGCCACGCTCGAGCCGCCGGTGCTGCAGGTCTTCATGCACACGCTTCAGCTTCCGGAGGCGGAGCGGTCGGCGGCGCAGGCCGCGGCCGGCCGGGCCCGCTTCGCCGAGGTCGGCCAGGTGATCGCCGATGCCCTGGCCGGCGGCCCCTACCTGCTTGGCGAGCACTTCACCGCCGCCGACGTGATGATCGGCTCGACGCTCGCCTGGGCGTCGTTGATGGGATTGCTGGACGAGCAGCCGGCGCTCGGCGCGTACGTCGAGCGCCTCGTGCAACGGCCGGGGTACCAGCGCGCCCAGGCCGATTGA